Part of the Bacteriovorax stolpii genome, TCTTTACTTGCGAGAGAATTTTTTTATCGCTGAATTTTTCTGATGAATCTAAAAGGGCGTGGATAAAGTTCCCCTGTGCTCCTGTGCGCGGTTTTTCTTTTTCGCGGACAATAACTTTTTCTATTTCCTCATCCAAAATTTTTAAGGCCAGAGTGAATTCTGCATCTTCTTTTTTTACCTTAGGGGTTTTAAAAGGAAAAATCCTCGTCATTTTCTTTTCTGTCAGATCAATCAGCTCGGAGAGCTTCTGGCTGATAATATTAAAACTTTCTTCAAGTCTTTCATTTAGTAAGCTTCTGCCAATGACATGAAGAGCGTAACGAGTTGACCAGTAACTAAAATTCACTTCTTTTTCGTCAACTGCCCCTACCAGACTCTCGACCAATTGATTAGATTCTTCGTTAATCAAACCAAAATAATGATCGAATTTACTCGGGTTAAAGATGGGCTGTATAACTCTCCTTCCTCGCCTCCATTCTTCTCCGACATCGGTGAAAACTCCCTGTCCCAGGACTTCGGCCACGCGCTGGTAACCAGGAGTATTTTTAGGGTAGTTCTTGGCATTTTCAAAGAAAACGTACTTGAGTCCTGCTGGATCATTAACCAAAAGAGTTCTCTTTTTCCCAATGAACATGATGAGAAAATCTCCATGGTCAAGAAAGCTCTTGTACATAAAATCCAGCCTGCCCTTTCTCAAACTCAGAGCATGCCCGGTGATAAAACCAAAAAAGGGGTCGCGGGCAGGAGTGAAGGCCTTCTTTGATTCGTTTTTTAAATCAGGCAATTTTTTATCCATAAAACACAATCCTGAATCTCGTTTATACTTAAAAATATGATTATCAATAAAGATTTTATCTTAAATTTACTCTTTAAGCGCCTTCAACATTTTTTCCCACTGATCTTCTTTTCCCTAATGGTCTACTTCTTCGTGAAGTTTGTCCAAACGGGTGACTTTTTCTACTTCGTTAAGTTCGCGCTCACTCCTTACCTGCTTCCACTTCTCATTCAAAGGGTTGTCCTGGGGATTTATCCGATGAAAGAAGGCGGATCTTATATCGGCCTGGAAGAGCATATGT contains:
- a CDS encoding cytochrome P450, giving the protein MDKKLPDLKNESKKAFTPARDPFFGFITGHALSLRKGRLDFMYKSFLDHGDFLIMFIGKKRTLLVNDPAGLKYVFFENAKNYPKNTPGYQRVAEVLGQGVFTDVGEEWRRGRRVIQPIFNPSKFDHYFGLINEESNQLVESLVGAVDEKEVNFSYWSTRYALHVIGRSLLNERLEESFNIISQKLSELIDLTEKKMTRIFPFKTPKVKKEDAEFTLALKILDEEIEKVIVREKEKPRTGAQGNFIHALLDSSEKFSDKKILSQVKTMIFAGHETSANVMMWGFYFLMKYPEWQDKIYAELKEHDFKIESEEEVKNYKNVNLFLNEVLRMRPPAWSFGRLAVSEDQIHGEKVFPGDLISISPYLIQHHPDYWEKPEEFNPYRFQEEPKPLTFIPYGAGQRVCMGERLANLEMATMFLKVLSKFKIEALEPNLHIEMNAQVSLRPQTAVKGRLIKR